One genomic window of Campylobacter sp. MIT 99-7217 includes the following:
- the xseA gene encoding exodeoxyribonuclease VII large subunit — protein MKVSELNLKAKSLLEAHLSDIELSGEISKITLHSSGHWYFELKDEKSSIACAMFKGANSKLNFKPSIGDSLNLRGFVSLYEQSGRYQFIATSMSKSGFGDLEARFLALKAKLEGEGLFDDKFKKPLPKFPKKVGIITSSTSAALQDMLKLITQKEYFLAKFFVFNALTQGNTAPASLIKALKKADEAGLDLIIIARGGGSREDLFCFNDEDLARAIFSAKTPIISAIGHEIDYVISDFVADFRAPTPSAAIDLCFFSRFSLEQNLDLLQDKLKTLCEAKMTSLKNELFNLEKIFKMQSLPLKIEQNLKQNKELLKSFQNAMKNRLNLEELKLINLQNAFFQHENFFKRSKNLVSIQKNGKITRLNELKSGDKVVLSSQDLSKEAQII, from the coding sequence TTGAAAGTTAGCGAGCTTAATTTAAAGGCTAAAAGCCTTTTGGAAGCACATTTAAGTGATATTGAATTAAGTGGAGAAATTTCAAAGATCACGCTTCATAGCTCAGGACATTGGTATTTCGAGCTTAAAGATGAAAAATCAAGCATAGCTTGTGCCATGTTTAAGGGTGCAAATTCTAAACTCAATTTTAAGCCAAGCATTGGCGATAGCCTAAATTTACGCGGTTTTGTAAGCCTTTATGAACAAAGTGGGCGTTATCAATTTATCGCTACAAGTATGAGCAAATCAGGCTTTGGAGATCTTGAGGCACGCTTTTTAGCCCTTAAAGCTAAGCTTGAGGGCGAAGGGCTTTTTGATGACAAATTTAAAAAGCCCTTGCCAAAGTTTCCAAAAAAAGTAGGTATCATCACTTCAAGCACTTCGGCAGCCTTGCAAGATATGTTAAAACTCATCACGCAAAAAGAGTATTTTTTGGCTAAATTTTTTGTTTTTAACGCACTTACGCAAGGAAATACAGCACCAGCTTCTTTGATCAAAGCCCTTAAAAAAGCTGATGAAGCAGGGCTTGATCTCATCATCATCGCACGAGGCGGTGGGAGCAGGGAGGATTTGTTTTGTTTTAATGATGAGGACTTAGCAAGGGCTATTTTTTCAGCTAAAACGCCGATAATCTCGGCTATTGGACATGAGATTGATTATGTGATTAGCGATTTTGTGGCGGATTTTAGAGCGCCTACGCCAAGTGCTGCTATTGATCTTTGTTTTTTCTCGCGTTTTTCTTTGGAGCAGAATTTAGATCTTTTGCAAGATAAGCTAAAAACGCTTTGTGAAGCCAAAATGACGAGTTTAAAAAACGAGCTGTTTAATTTGGAAAAAATCTTTAAAATGCAGTCCTTGCCTTTAAAAATAGAGCAGAATTTAAAACAAAACAAAGAGCTTTTAAAAAGCTTTCAAAATGCTATGAAAAACCGCTTAAATCTTGAAGAATTAAAGCTTATAAATTTACAAAATGCCTTTTTTCAGCACGAAAATTTTTTTAAACGAAGCAAAAATTTAGTTTCTATACAAAAAAATGGTAAAATAACGAGGCTAAACGAGCTTAAAAGTGGAGATAAGGTTGTTTTAAGCTCTCAAGATTTAAGCAAAGAAGCACAAATCATATAA
- the ubiE gene encoding bifunctional demethylmenaquinone methyltransferase/2-methoxy-6-polyprenyl-1,4-benzoquinol methylase UbiE, which yields MQEQEKIIKMFDDIAPTYDKANRILSFGIDIKWRKKGCQKALACFEDKNLELQIADIACGTGDLILTWQDKARQLGQKIQTIIGVDPSEKMLELAQKKIENAKFIKASATKLPFDDRQMDILSISYGIRNVLERKRAWQEFARVLRKDGILLVLEFTKPSDKGILRSLSNFYLHTILPKIGGFISKNKAAYEYLPSSIEAFITKDDFIKELDEAGFDIVFYDSFSFGISSMFVAKKR from the coding sequence ATGCAAGAACAAGAAAAAATCATCAAGATGTTTGATGATATAGCTCCTACTTATGATAAAGCAAATCGAATTTTAAGCTTTGGTATAGATATAAAATGGCGTAAAAAGGGTTGCCAAAAAGCTTTAGCTTGTTTTGAGGATAAGAATTTAGAGCTTCAAATCGCAGATATTGCTTGTGGGACAGGGGATTTGATACTCACTTGGCAGGATAAAGCAAGGCAGCTGGGTCAAAAAATTCAAACAATTATAGGTGTTGATCCGAGTGAAAAAATGCTTGAACTTGCTCAAAAAAAGATAGAAAATGCCAAGTTTATCAAAGCAAGTGCTACCAAGCTTCCCTTTGATGATAGGCAAATGGATATTTTGAGTATAAGTTATGGTATTCGTAATGTTCTTGAGCGAAAAAGGGCTTGGCAGGAATTTGCAAGGGTTTTAAGAAAAGATGGCATTTTGCTTGTGCTTGAATTTACAAAGCCAAGTGATAAGGGCATTTTAAGATCATTGAGCAATTTTTATCTTCATACTATCTTGCCAAAAATAGGGGGCTTCATAAGCAAAAACAAAGCTGCTTATGAGTATTTACCAAGTTCTATTGAGGCTTTTATCACTAAAGATGACTTCATTAAAGAACTCGATGAAGCTGGCTTTGATATCGTTTTTTATGATAGCTTTAGTTTTGGCATCAGTTCTATGTTTGTGGCTAAAAAGCGTTGA
- the perR gene encoding peroxide-responsive transcriptional repressor PerR — protein sequence MELIDLLKEHDLKATPQRLCVLKILKRHEHPNIDELYADIKKEYPSISLATVYKNLNTLQEQGLVVEVNVPNQKTYYDIYEEPHIHVICSKCGHISDLSFKDVNLSAFNETLEKKVGNFVDHLNICAYIDGCSKCK from the coding sequence ATGGAACTTATTGATTTACTTAAAGAGCATGATTTAAAAGCGACTCCTCAAAGACTTTGTGTGCTTAAAATTTTAAAGCGTCATGAACATCCAAATATAGACGAGCTTTATGCAGATATTAAAAAAGAATATCCTTCCATTTCTTTAGCAACTGTTTATAAAAATTTAAACACACTTCAAGAACAAGGGCTTGTCGTTGAAGTTAATGTGCCAAATCAAAAAACCTACTATGATATTTACGAAGAGCCTCATATCCATGTGATATGTTCTAAATGCGGACATATTAGTGATTTGAGTTTTAAAGATGTAAATTTATCAGCATTTAATGAAACTCTTGAAAAAAAAGTGGGTAATTTTGTTGATCATTTAAATATTTGTGCTTATATTGATGGTTGTTCTAAGTGTAAATAG
- a CDS encoding hydrogenase small subunit — translation MADMSNDDLKIILQKRIQELESSSKQEPKTINVENLQNILKILALPSDFLPLASRVLELAPKQKVIWMHLCECTGCSESLFRTLAPDFIELVFDFISLEYHETIMTANGWQAEENLENTLDEDYILAVEGGVAAIDTYFLTIGAHGQSGYEGLVRAAQNAKAIFAMGTCSSYGGIQAARPNISKTCGISEVLTQKVINVPGCPPSDINIVANLIFYAIFGIAPNLDEKNRPKWAYGKCLHDMCERKAKFEAGIFANRFDDELAKTGACLFKIGCKGPYTYNNCPKVKFNAKTSWPVAAGHGCMACSEPNFWDDFGNYEEPMRNAFAYMDFSFKQDFKSFLPNLEQDFQSLNKNFKDENIVLNFTPQTQILYKKDGELIQNFLSFEFESNLKLILQNLAKNKIGASLVENYQKDFPQNYAFIQENFDEKQVISTDMTKLFELVYILAKGEFLKDKVEFLNLAASYKYKHSSPFDIKLSLNEQGAKLDVSKSLRMPLIYLCGGLDLEALAFSLVYALIQNLSQILSFMSKKENKTIVLNIDKSLNTGFLQESFSKHLQKN, via the coding sequence ATGGCAGATATGAGCAATGATGATCTAAAGATCATACTTCAAAAACGCATTCAAGAGCTTGAAAGTTCTTCTAAACAAGAGCCAAAAACGATCAATGTGGAAAATTTACAAAATATTTTGAAGATTTTAGCCCTGCCAAGTGATTTTCTCCCACTAGCAAGTAGGGTTTTAGAGCTTGCTCCAAAACAAAAGGTCATTTGGATGCACCTTTGTGAATGTACAGGTTGTTCTGAGAGCTTGTTTAGGACTCTAGCGCCTGATTTTATCGAATTAGTTTTTGATTTTATTTCTTTAGAATATCATGAAACCATTATGACGGCTAATGGTTGGCAGGCTGAAGAGAATTTAGAAAATACCTTAGATGAGGATTATATCTTAGCAGTTGAGGGTGGAGTAGCTGCCATTGATACTTATTTTTTGACTATTGGAGCTCATGGACAAAGTGGTTATGAGGGCTTAGTAAGAGCAGCTCAAAATGCTAAGGCTATTTTTGCTATGGGAACTTGCTCTTCTTATGGAGGTATCCAAGCAGCGCGTCCTAATATCTCAAAGACTTGTGGCATAAGCGAGGTTTTAACGCAAAAAGTTATTAATGTGCCGGGTTGTCCTCCAAGTGATATAAATATAGTCGCAAATCTTATTTTTTATGCGATTTTTGGAATAGCTCCAAATTTAGATGAAAAAAATCGTCCAAAATGGGCTTATGGAAAATGCTTACATGATATGTGCGAAAGAAAGGCTAAATTTGAAGCTGGAATTTTTGCAAACCGCTTTGATGATGAGTTAGCAAAAACAGGGGCTTGCTTGTTTAAGATAGGTTGTAAGGGTCCTTATACTTACAATAACTGCCCTAAGGTAAAATTTAATGCTAAAACTTCTTGGCCTGTGGCTGCTGGACATGGTTGCATGGCTTGTAGTGAGCCAAATTTTTGGGACGATTTTGGAAATTATGAAGAACCTATGAGAAATGCTTTTGCTTATATGGATTTTTCTTTTAAGCAAGATTTTAAGTCCTTTTTGCCAAATTTAGAGCAAGATTTTCAAAGCTTGAATAAAAATTTTAAAGATGAAAATATTGTTTTAAATTTCACGCCTCAAACTCAAATTCTTTATAAAAAAGACGGAGAGCTTATTCAAAATTTCTTAAGTTTTGAATTTGAAAGTAATCTCAAGCTTATTTTGCAAAATCTGGCTAAAAATAAAATTGGAGCAAGTTTAGTGGAAAATTATCAAAAAGATTTTCCCCAAAATTATGCCTTTATACAAGAAAATTTTGATGAAAAACAGGTTATAAGCACTGATATGACAAAGCTTTTCGAGCTTGTTTATATTTTGGCAAAAGGAGAGTTTTTAAAGGATAAGGTAGAGTTTTTAAATTTGGCTGCAAGCTATAAATACAAACACTCAAGTCCTTTTGATATAAAGCTTTCTTTAAATGAACAAGGAGCAAAGCTTGATGTAAGCAAATCCTTGCGTATGCCTTTGATTTATCTTTGCGGGGGACTTGATTTAGAAGCCTTGGCTTTTTCTTTGGTTTATGCTTTGATTCAAAATCTAAGCCAAATACTTAGTTTTATGAGCAAAAAAGAAAATAAAACTATCGTTTTAAATATCGATAAGTCTTTAAACACGGGTTTTTTACAGGAAAGTTTTTCAAAGCATTTGCAAAAAAATTAG